TTGTGCCTAACTCTGGCGATGACGCCACTGCGTTTGCTGACAAATGCAACAGCATGGATTCGATATCGCAGAATGTTGGGCTTATTCAGCTTTTTTTATGCAGCTATACATTTTGTAATTTGGCTTTGGCTAGATCAGGATTTTGACTTGGTGGAAATGCTGAAGGATGTGCTGAAGCGACCATTCATCACCATGGGCTTTATCAGCCTTGTTTTACTGATTCCGCTAGCCGTGACCTCTACCCATTGGGCTCAAAGAAAATTAGGTCGTCGTTGGGCTTTATTGCATCGACTGATTTATCTCATTGCCTGTACTGCGATCCTCCATTATTGGTGGCATAAGGCGGGAAAGAACGATTTGAATACCGTAACAATCTATGCAGTTGTTTTGCTACTGCTGTTATGTTGTAGGATTCCTTATATTCGCAAGCTGTTAGGTAAGCGATCCACCATCTAAAGACATTCCGCTGATGCCCCTGTTTTCATATTGTCGTGCTTCACTTATTTCTATATTAGGCTTATTGCTGATTGGTCTTGGGTCTTCCCAAGTCATGGCGCAACAGGGCGACCAGAGTGTGAAGACCATAGCCGCTTTGGATGTTCCTCGCTACCTCGGCACTTGGTATGAGATTGCAAAGCTTCCGAACTGGTTTCAGAAAAAATGTGTTTCGAATACGAAGGCCGTCTATACCGCCAAACCAGATGGCAATCTTCGGGTTCTCAATAGCTGTAAGACTGCTACGGGGGAAACTTCGGAGGCAGAAGGCTTGGCTCGCCAGATTGGCGCGAAAGATTCACCTAAATTAGAAGTGCGCTTTGCCCCTGAATGGCTTTCTTTTCTACCTTTGGTGTGGGGTGATTATTGGGTGATTGATTTAGATCCACAATATCAGGTAGCGGCTGTGAGCGATCCTAGAAGAGAGTACCTTTGGGTTTTATCGCGGTCACCCCAGCTCGATCCGAAAGTCTATGCCGATTTATTGCAGCGCTTGACGCAGCAACAATTTGATATTCAAAAACTTGAACTCACTTCTCAGAAGAACTAAAGTGCCTGAAAAGCGCATCGGCAATTACTTGCTCCCGCCCGGAATCGAGATTTTTGAGCGGGGTTGGTTATCAGCAAACAATGTTTTACTCTTTGGCGAAGAGGATGTTTCCTTGGTCGATAGTGGGTACTGTGCTCATCAGCAGATGACGCTTGATTTAGTCTCTAATGCGCTTAAGCAACATGACTTAAAAAACCTCAATAAAGTAGTCAACACCCATCTGCATTCTGATCACTGTGGCGGCAATGCGGCTTTATCAGGCGCATTTGATTCTGAGATTTGGATACCGGCAGCTGAGGCCATTGCTGTGCAAGATTGGGATGAGCATTTACTCAGCTTTCAACAGCTTGGACAAGAGTGTCCACGCTTTAGTCACCAAGCCCTCTTGGTGCCTGGTGAAGAAATTATCCTAGGTCCTTATCGCTGGCAAATTCTTGCAGCCCCAGGTCATGACAACCATTCAATTATGTTGTACCAAGAGCAGCATCAAATCTTGATTTCTGCTGATGCGCTGTGGGAGCAAGGGTTTGGGGTCATCTTTCCTGAGCTCTGGGGTGAGGGGGGTTTTGAAGAAGTAGCGCAGACCTTGGAACTGATTGAAAGACTTCCCGTTGCCTTGGTGATCCCGGGACATGGAAAGCCTTTTACTGATGTAAAGCAGTCGATTGAGACTGCAAAATCACGCCTTGATTACCTCTCAAGCGATGCTGACCGTAATGCA
The window above is part of the beta proteobacterium CB genome. Proteins encoded here:
- a CDS encoding Beta-lactamase domain protein; amino-acid sequence: MPEKRIGNYLLPPGIEIFERGWLSANNVLLFGEEDVSLVDSGYCAHQQMTLDLVSNALKQHDLKNLNKVVNTHLHSDHCGGNAALSGAFDSEIWIPAAEAIAVQDWDEHLLSFQQLGQECPRFSHQALLVPGEEIILGPYRWQILAAPGHDNHSIMLYQEQHQILISADALWEQGFGVIFPELWGEGGFEEVAQTLELIERLPVALVIPGHGKPFTDVKQSIETAKSRLDYLSSDADRNARHGAKVLLKYKLLEWRSRKLADAKQWIAGTPVLENIRKQLNMNAEDYQVWLIEALVKSKAAIIEKDRLVNLD
- a CDS encoding ferric reductase domain-containing protein, which gives rise to MKLLIFLLALLPLDRLIWLGLTDGLGANPIEFITRSTGTWALVFLCLTLAMTPLRLLTNATAWIRYRRMLGLFSFFYAAIHFVIWLWLDQDFDLVEMLKDVLKRPFITMGFISLVLLIPLAVTSTHWAQRKLGRRWALLHRLIYLIACTAILHYWWHKAGKNDLNTVTIYAVVLLLLLCCRIPYIRKLLGKRSTI
- a CDS encoding Lipocalin family protein — protein: MAQQGDQSVKTIAALDVPRYLGTWYEIAKLPNWFQKKCVSNTKAVYTAKPDGNLRVLNSCKTATGETSEAEGLARQIGAKDSPKLEVRFAPEWLSFLPLVWGDYWVIDLDPQYQVAAVSDPRREYLWVLSRSPQLDPKVYADLLQRLTQQQFDIQKLELTSQKN